In Corythoichthys intestinalis isolate RoL2023-P3 chromosome 11, ASM3026506v1, whole genome shotgun sequence, a single genomic region encodes these proteins:
- the adgrg4a gene encoding adhesion G-protein coupled receptor G2 encodes MDQIFPQNCLENLTVTIYGEYFWPETYPQETQVMGCRKPSSQRAFRLCKLHIENDTTSWANPDMSDCEPIVGISDLDNITVTTDNAAEVVDIIQDLINTTLGNSTQIPPAELKTVVEKLNQVVNVTTVTPALGSNIVQVFSDILISDTDMAPVADSILNLTDTMGNTMDLLGESLSLTAPSLALSMVNVDSKEFNGLTFSADSVSSSQRPNVSINQSFEGKPIPGSNATISLPSSLHSFLPPGQQNKTRVQFQFYGTQDLFQDPKTSNATTLNSYIVSATINGSHVNNLANGERVVITLRHLKAKQSNHEVLCVFWDFQENGGRGGWSDMGCETQSLLPDQTRCLCEHLTHFAVLLDVSRTPISEADSQMLTVISYVGCGLSSIFLGITLLTYLAFAKLRRDYPSKILINLSVALLGLNMLFLVDSWLASFSNYSLCIVTAVALHYFLLASFTWMALEAIHMYFALVKVFNTYVPAYILKFCAIGWGVPLVVVSLVLLIDKDAYGNTIASAAASEIHSADQFCWLQDNAVFYATVVALVLLVLLVNMSMFVVVLLQIRKMGANKKAANNSRGTLQNLRAVASLTVLLGLTWLTGFFSFGPGRVVLMYLFTIFNTLQGFFVFLFHCLMKENVRKQWRMQFCCGAPKSSDCSGFSKTTSSLRKKEHRVNSSVNTSTLSNALESDAELKTGRGHKRASHMP; translated from the exons ATGGATCAAATAT tTCCTCAAAACTGTTTAGAAAACTTGACTGTGACGATCTACGGTGAATATTTTTGGCCTGAGACCTATCCTCAAGAGACTCAGGTCATGGGGTGCAGAAAGCCAAGTTCACAGCGAGCCTTCAGGCTATG TAAGTTACACATTGAAAACGACACAACCAGCTGGGCCAATCCGGATATGTCAGATTGTGAGCCGATTGTGGGCATTTCTGACCTTGACAATATCACCGTCACCACTG ATAACGCCGCTGAGGTCGTGGATATTATCCAAGACCTAATAAACACGACGCTGGGCAACAGCACACAGATTCCACCCGCTGAGCTCAAAACGGTGGTAGAGAAACTCAACCAGGTCGTAAATGTAACCACCGTTACGCCGGCGCTCGGCAGCAACATCGTTCAAGTTTTCTCAGATATCTTGATTTCTGACACGGACATGGCTCCAGTGGCTGACAG CATACTAAACCTTACTGATACAATGGGGAACACTATGGATTTACTTGGTGAATCGTTAAGTCTGACGGCTCCTTCCTTGGCTCTGTCCATGGTCAACGTGGACTCCAAGGAATTCAACGGATTAACATTCAGTGCGGACTCTGTCTCTTCATCCCAAAGGCCAAAT gtaTCTATCAACCAGAGTTTCGAAGGAAAACCAATCCCAGGGTCAAATGCAACCATATCTCTTCCCTCTTCACTCCATAGCTTCCTTCCGCCTGGACAGCAGAACAAAACCCGGGTTCAGTTTCAGTTCTATGGAACACAAGATCTTTTCCAG GACCCCAAAACATCCAACGCAACAACACTGAACTCTTACATCGTGTCGGCGACCATTAATGGCAGCCACGTTAACAACCTGGCTAACGGTGAGCGGGTGGTGATTACGCTCCGTCATCTCAAAGCAAAGCAG TCAAACCACGAGGTGCTGTGTGTGTTCTGGGATTTCCAAGAAAACG GTGGGCGGGGCGGATGGAGTGACATGGGTTGTGAAACCCAAAGTCTTTTGCCTGACCAGACTAGGTGTCTGTGTGAGCACCTCACACATTTCGCTGTGTTGCTG gATGTGTCGAGAACTCCCATCAGTGAGGCGGACAGTCAGATGTTGACCGTCATTTCATACGTTGGTTGCGGTCTATCCTCCATCTTCCTGGGGATCACGCTCCTCACCTACCTCGCTTTTGC AAAGCTCCGCCGGGACTATCCATCAAAAATCCTCATCAACCTGTCGGTGGCCTTGCTAGGACTGAACATGCTTTTCCTGGTGGACTCGTGGCTGGCGTCATTTTCCAATTACAGCTTGTGCATTGTCACCGCTGTCGCGCTGCACTATTTCCTACTGGCCTCTTTTACCTGGATGGCCCTGGAAGCCATCCATATGTACTTTGCCCTGGTCAAGGTCTTCAACACATATGTGCCTGCTTACATCCTCAAGTTCTGTGCTATCGGATGGG GTGTTCCTCTAGTTGTCGTCAGCTTGGTTCTGCTCATAGATAAAGACGCTTACGGCAACACTATAGCATCAGCAGCTGCGTCAGAGATCCATTCTGCTGACCAATT CTGCTGGCTGCAGGATAACGCAGTCTTCTACGCAACAGTGGTGGCGTTGGTCCTACTGGTCCTGTTGGTCAACATGTCTATGTTCGTGGTAGTTCTACTTCAGATTCGCAAGATGGGCGCCAACAAAAAGGCGGCAAACAACAGTCGTGGCACCCTGCAGAATCTGAGAGCAGTGGCCAGTCTCACCGTTCTGCTTGGCCTCACCTGGCTGACAGGCTTCTTTTCTTTTGGACCTGGGAGAGTGGTCCTCATGTACCTCTTCACCATTTTCAACACTTTGCAAG GCTTTTTCGTCTTCCTTTTCCATTGTCTGATGAAAGAAAACGTCAGGAAACAATGGAggatgcaattttgttgtggtgCACCAAAATCCAGCGACTGTTCAG GGTTCAGCAAGACAACAAGCAGTCTACGCAAAAAGGAGCATCGAGTGAACTCTTCCGTCAACACCTCGACGCTCAGTAATGCTTTGGAATCTGACGCCGAACTGAAAACTGGAAGGGGGCATAAGCGTGCCTCCCATATGCCTTGA